TACTAGATAGAAAAAGGGGCGTTCTTTGGATTGGAAGCATTGGTCCAGAAAAAGTAACGGAAAATAACAAATTTCTTTATTTTTATTTAGTAATATTATCTTTGTGCATTATAGGAGTAATAATTTACACTAAAGTGAAGAAAATAATGTGTAAGAATAAATAGTATAAAGTGACTGGGGGAAATTTTTAATGAGTGCAAAAAAAATCGAAAGAACTTATGGAAGTACATTAAAGGGTTTAATGTTTGCGGTGAATCCAATTAAAAAAAAGGTTTTAAAAACTCACTGTACGGTTCATAAATTTATAAATTTAAAAGCTGTAAATATATTAAAAATAAATGGTTATGAACAGGAATATAATTTTTTCAGAGAAAATATAAGAAATATGAATGAAGGAGTAGTTTGGGCGGATCAAGACTTTAAGAGCTCCAATCATTTTTATCATGTAGTAAAGGGAAAAGGCCTTTATGGATTTTCAGATGCGCTTACAGAATGCAAAAAATATTATGGAAGTTCCATTGTATATTTAAAAAAAAGAGAAATTAAAAAATCTCTATTTTATTTTGGTGCGGCTTGCCATTTGATTCAAGATGCTACAGTGCCTCAGCATGTTAATAATAAATTATTAAAAAGCCATAGAAAATTTGAAATATGGATAATAAGTAGGCTCATGAATGATTATTCCTTTGAAGAAGAAAAAGGTATTAAAAGATTTTCTCATATAGAAGAATATAT
The DNA window shown above is from Haloimpatiens massiliensis and carries:
- a CDS encoding zinc dependent phospholipase C family protein — its product is MSAKKIERTYGSTLKGLMFAVNPIKKKVLKTHCTVHKFINLKAVNILKINGYEQEYNFFRENIRNMNEGVVWADQDFKSSNHFYHVVKGKGLYGFSDALTECKKYYGSSIVYLKKREIKKSLFYFGAACHLIQDATVPQHVNNKLLKSHRKFEIWIISRLMNDYSFEEEKGIKRFSHIEEYIKNNAVYADDTYRKFKDIDDLEERYDKISKNIISEAQKTTAGFLLDYYDEYKDTYSK